Proteins from one Coregonus clupeaformis isolate EN_2021a chromosome 29, ASM2061545v1, whole genome shotgun sequence genomic window:
- the LOC121544817 gene encoding cell division cycle-associated protein 4-like produces MFPKGTKRKFSDSREEPVAGGEDVNQSSSAAVRMLSSYSLQRQSLLDMSLIKLQLCHMLVEPNLCRSVLIANTVRQIQEEMTQDGTWQIMTQALSAANAAAQCSADRLVATEVLCRQTEVAQGEQVPKPFPAVGSEGCPAEEEEEEVVVEEEEEEEEEEEAAEGGMTMSTVSPQAPTSYLPGTFSMDPCWEEEGTGEDDDDEEDSEECGSGSEGEEREERERDRLVEDSRTAEQVFGTFEIKNPAPSPDPALEELFSDVDASYYDLDTVLTGMQSVPKMGPYDLLESLSSHGPSPLSSSTSCRSDLNELDHIMEIIVGS; encoded by the coding sequence ATGTTCCCGAAGGGCACGAAGCGCAAGTTTTCCGACTCCAGGGAGGAACCTGTGGCAGGCGGTGAGGATGTGAATCAGTCGAGTTCGGCGGCTGTGAGGATGCTGTCGTCCTACAGCCTGCAGCGACAGTCCCTGCTGGACATGTCCCTGATAAAACTGCAGCTGTGCCACATGCTGGTGGAGCCTAATCTGTGCCGTTCAGTGCTGATTGCCAACACGGTGAGGCAGATCCAGGAGGAGATGACTCAGGACGGCACCTGGCAGATCATGACCCAGGCCCTGAGTGCTGCCAACGCTGCTGCCCAGTGCTCTGCAGACCGCCTAGTGGCCACTGAGGTGCTGTGTCGGCAGACAGAGGTAGCCCAGGGGGAGCAGGTCCCCAAGCCCTTCCCAGCGGTGGGGTCAGAGGGCTGCCctgcggaggaggaggaggaggaggtggtggtggaggaggaggaggaggaggaggaggaggaggaggcggcagAGGGGGGGATGACCATGTCCACGGTCTCCCCCCAAGCCCCAACCTCCTACCTGCCAGGCACCTTTAGCATGGACCCCTGCTGGGAAGAGGAGGGGACgggtgaagatgatgatgatgaggaggacaGTGAGGAGTGTGGGTCTGGAtcggagggggaggagagggaggagagggagcgtGACAGACTGGTGGAGGACTCCAGGACAGCAGAGCAGGTCTTTGGCACGTTCGAGATCAAAAACCCTGCGCCCAGCCCCGACCCTGCCCTGGAGGAACTGTTTTCAGACGTGGATGCGTCTTACTACGACCTTGATACAGTGCTGACAGGCATGCAGAGTGTGCCTAAAATGGGGCCCTACGACCTCCTGGAGAGCCTGTCCTCCCATGGGCCCTCACCCCTCAGCTCCAGCACCAGCTGCCGATCAGACCTCAATGAACTGGACCACATCATGGAGATCATAGTGGGCTCCTGA